A segment of the Patescibacteria group bacterium genome:
AAGGGGTATAGATTTAGCCCAATCAAGAGGTTTTAATATTAAGATTATTAAAATGCCAAAAGGAAAGGATCCTGCCGATATACTTTCCCAAAATGATAAAGACTTTAAAAAAATGATTGATAATTCTGTTTCTATTTTAGATTTTCATTTTCAAAATGCACTTAGTCAGTTTGATGAGAGTAAGGCTGAAGGAAAAAGAGAGATATCCAACACTCTTTTACCTGTTATCAAAGGCATTGTTAATAAAATTGAGCAGTCTCATTGGATTCAGGAATTGGCAAAAAAATTGAATACAAAAGAAAGATTTATTGAAGAAGAGCTTAAAAAAGTAAAAATTCAGAAAAAAGATTCAAATATTGAGATTTCTGAAGTTTCAAATTCTGTGATTGTTAAGAATAACAAACAGCTTTTAGAAGAAAGGTTGATAACTTTACTTTTTAAAAAACCTGAAAATTTAAATGTGGTTGGCAAGGAAACTTTCCCATATTTTTCAGAAGGCACAAAAAAGATTATAAATAATTTTGAAAATCCAAAAAAGATTTCTAAAGAATTTTCTGATTTATTTGCTGCCCTTTCCTTTAAAGCTGAATTAGAGCAAATGGAAGATGATGACATATTGCCTGAAATTGAGTTCTGCTTGAAGAAAATTAAATCAATTGAATTAAAGAAACAACTTGATCAGATATCTCTTCAGATAAGACAGGCAGAGCAGGACAATGATTCAAAAAGAATTAATAATTTAACTGAAGAATTTAATAAATTAACAAAAAAAATCATTACTACTTAATCTATGCCAAGAAAAAAAAGCAGAAAGGTTTCTTTTAAGAAGCCAGCAAGGAAAACAAGAAAAACAAAAAAGAGAAAAATTGTTAAAAAAACTAAACAAAAAGAGCCAGTAAAGAAAAAGAGAAAAAAAGTTTCTTTTAAAGAATCAGCAAGGAAAATAAGAAAGAAAAAAGTGATTTACAGGGGTAGTTCAAAAAAAATCTTTGTTCATGAAAAAATTGAGAAAATAATTGAAAAAGGAAAAGAAAGAGGCTTTGTCACTACTTCTGAGATTTTATATGCTTTCCCAGATTTCCAAAAAGATATTCGTGGCTTGGAAAGATTTTATGATGAACTTGAGGGCAATGGTATTGAGATAAAAGAAGTAAAAGAACTTTTAACATTAGAGAAAAGTAAACCAGATTCAAAAAGAAGAAAGATTGATCCTGTTCAAATGTATTTAAAAGAAATTGGTAGAGTTGATTTCTTGACAGCTGATCAAGAAAAAGAACTTGCAAAAAGAATTGAGAAAGAGGACATGGAAGCAAAAAAACATTTAGCAAGAGCTAATTTAAGACTAGTTGTTTCAATTGCAAAAAAATACATTGGAAGATCTCCTAATTTGACAATTTTAGATTTGATTCAAGAAGGTAATTTAGGGCTTTTCAGAGCTGTTGAGAAGTTTGATTGGAGAAAAGGTTATAAGTTTTCAACTTATGCTACCTGGTGGATAAGGCAAGCAATTAGCCGTGCTTTAGCCGATCAATCAAGAACAATAAGAATTCCTGTTCACATGGTTGAAACTCTTTCTAAATTCAATAAAATAAGAAGAAGGCTTTTAAAAAGCCTGGGGAGAAATCCTTTGCCAGAGGAAGTTGCTGCTGAAATGGGGATTGAAGTTGCCAAAGTTCATCACTTAATGAAGATTTCTCAGAGAACTGTTTCTTTGGAAACTCCTGTTGGTGATGATGAAGACGATTCAATTTTAGCTGAGTTTATTAAAGATAAAAAAAGCATTCCACCATCTTTAGATGCAGCCAGAGCATTATTGAGAGAGAGATTGAAAGAGATTTTGGTTGATTTAACTGAAAGAGAACAAAAGATTCTTTCATTAAGATTTGGTTTAGAAAATGAAATTACTCATACTTTGGAAGAGGTTGGTCAGGAATTTGGGGTTACACGTGAAAGGATTCGTCAGATTGAAGCTAAAGCTCTTGAAAAGATTAGAGAACATCAAGGTTTAAAAAAATTAAAAGGATATTAAAAGGCTTCACAAATCCAACAATTTAGTTTATATTAATATATATCATTCCGGCGTGGCGCAATGGTAGCGCGGGAACCTGTTAAGTTCTAGGTTGTAGGTTCGAGTCCTACCGCCGGAGCCACTAAAAATCGCCAAGGAGGCGGTTTTTTGGTAGAATAATCTAAGAGTCATAATAAATATATGAAATTGAAAAACTATCAAATTGAAATATTAAAAGCATTAATAAAAAACGAAGAAAAATTAGCTGAACTTTATAAAATATATTCTGAGAAATTTTTAAATTATAAAGATTTCTGGTTGGATCTAATAAAAGATGAAATAGCTCATGCTACTTGGATACGTAGGTTTTGGGAAAAAACAGAACAAGATTCGTCACTTTATTTTGATGAAAATAGATTTAACCTTGAAGCAATTAATATATATTCCCAAGAAGTAAAAAAACAAATATCAGAAGCCAAGTTTTCTGAAATGACTATTATGAACGCTCTATCTACTGCCTACTATTTTGAAATCGCTCTTATAGAGAGAAAATTTTTTGAAGTGTTTGAAGGAGATTCAGTAGAACTTAAGCACACTTTAAAAGATTTACATGCTGCCTGTATTAATCATAGTAATAAGGTTTCTAAGAAGTTAAAGGAATTGAAGAATTAATGACAGGCTTGTATTTCCAATAAAAACAAGGAAAAAAAACAGGTTATAGTGCCGTCCCATTATAGGCATTTTAACTCCGTAATTCTCTAAAAACCAAGTTCTAATATTGTACCATCCCCGGAGCATTAAGCCCTCCCTTGTTAGAGGGTTTTAATTTTTTTGTGGAGAGAGATTACTAGAGAGGGTTGGGGATATTGGATATTTCCCCGTGTAGAAAAACAAATTTCTGCTGTTGAGGCAGAAACCTTAGGAAAGGTGTGTGTTTTAGTTTTCCACTTTACATACACAGTATGCACGTTATAATTATTGTCATAGCACTTTAAAATAGTTTAAGGAAATAACCGAAAATCTATGGGATAGCCGATCTGTTTACTAAAAATAATTAGTAAATAAATCAGCTATCCTATAGACACAATAGGGTAGCTAAAAATAAGGAGTCAATCATTTGAAAAGACAAACAATATTGAAAACACTAATACCATTATTTATTGTGGTATTGATGAGTATGACAGTGATGCCAGCTCAGGCAAAAACTTACTACACTACGCCTTCTGGGCATTCGGCAGTTCGTTACAACTCTTGGGATATTCCAAGTAGTCTACGGCCATACATTTCCCAAGTCGAGTATGACTTGGTTTATAGTCAAGGATATGGCTATGGCGTAAGGCTTTACTTAACTACTGCTGGTATGCAGGTAGGCCAAAGTTCTGGTTATGCTGATTGGTTTGCTTGGTATATAAGAGTAAATCCAGAATGGGCGTCCGGCGGACGTTCAGAGAATTCAGTAGGCAATGAAATTCAATTTCATTGTCAGCTCGGAGTACAAGTAATGGCCATAGAATATTACTATAATGATCTGGGTTGGTACTACCAAATACTTTTCGGTCCTTAAATAAATAAAAAGATTGGGAATTTCCCAATCTACTTTTTTTTATATATAAACATTCTTACAAAACCTGTCAGAAAGAACCCAGATCCTGTTAAATAGATAAATAACGCACTAAGTAAAGCACCAAAATAAATTCCATATATGTCATTAGAACCGGAATTAGAAATATATAAGAAAATGAAATGGACCACGAGACCAATGCCTAATAGAACCGTAAAGTAATAAAGAGTCCTTGATAGATATTT
Coding sequences within it:
- a CDS encoding sigma-70 family RNA polymerase sigma factor, which gives rise to MPRKKSRKVSFKKPARKTRKTKKRKIVKKTKQKEPVKKKRKKVSFKESARKIRKKKVIYRGSSKKIFVHEKIEKIIEKGKERGFVTTSEILYAFPDFQKDIRGLERFYDELEGNGIEIKEVKELLTLEKSKPDSKRRKIDPVQMYLKEIGRVDFLTADQEKELAKRIEKEDMEAKKHLARANLRLVVSIAKKYIGRSPNLTILDLIQEGNLGLFRAVEKFDWRKGYKFSTYATWWIRQAISRALADQSRTIRIPVHMVETLSKFNKIRRRLLKSLGRNPLPEEVAAEMGIEVAKVHHLMKISQRTVSLETPVGDDEDDSILAEFIKDKKSIPPSLDAARALLRERLKEILVDLTEREQKILSLRFGLENEITHTLEEVGQEFGVTRERIRQIEAKALEKIREHQGLKKLKGY